A single Defluviitalea saccharophila DNA region contains:
- a CDS encoding LacI family DNA-binding transcriptional regulator, with product MSATIKDVAKAANVSPSTVSRVIADHPKISDETKKRVLAAMKKLNYHPNAIARSLANKSTKTLGLLLPNTDEDLFNNPFFTQAMRGISIYAQKKGYYIMYSYSNNEAQEIEFIKRYIHSKWVDGIILLSAKQEDQCIEYLKNIHYPFVVVGRPKDTHSVLWVDNDNFQAMYNVVTSLIERGYRDIAFIGGPQSFIVTNDRLEGYKRALQGRGIEVDENYILTSEFSEQGGYEGAKKIIEYKVPEAIVTTDDLIAFGVLKAIKENDKQKIAVIGFNNTFLAPYQSPSLSSVDINAEQIGYQAAKLLIDHLEDKEEEEHNKPTHYIVDTKFIERESTKL from the coding sequence ATGAGTGCTACTATTAAAGATGTTGCTAAAGCTGCTAATGTATCTCCTTCAACCGTGTCAAGAGTGATAGCAGATCATCCTAAAATCAGCGATGAAACTAAAAAAAGAGTTTTAGCGGCTATGAAAAAATTAAATTACCACCCTAACGCCATAGCCAGAAGCTTAGCCAATAAATCTACTAAAACCTTGGGACTTTTATTACCCAATACAGATGAAGACTTATTTAACAATCCTTTTTTTACCCAAGCGATGCGAGGAATCAGCATTTATGCACAAAAAAAAGGATACTACATTATGTATAGTTACAGTAATAATGAAGCCCAGGAAATAGAATTTATCAAAAGATATATTCACAGCAAGTGGGTGGATGGGATTATTCTTCTATCGGCAAAGCAGGAGGATCAATGCATAGAATATCTAAAAAATATTCATTATCCTTTTGTTGTGGTAGGTCGGCCTAAAGATACCCATAGTGTCCTATGGGTGGATAATGACAATTTTCAAGCAATGTATAATGTAGTCACATCTTTAATTGAACGAGGATATAGAGATATTGCTTTTATAGGAGGCCCACAAAGTTTTATTGTTACCAATGACAGACTGGAAGGCTATAAAAGAGCCCTTCAGGGACGAGGAATAGAAGTTGACGAAAACTATATTCTTACCTCGGAATTCTCTGAACAAGGGGGCTATGAGGGAGCAAAAAAGATCATAGAATATAAAGTGCCGGAGGCAATTGTAACCACCGATGATTTAATTGCCTTTGGGGTACTAAAGGCTATAAAGGAAAATGATAAACAGAAAATAGCCGTTATAGGTTTTAATAATACCTTCCTTGCTCCTTACCAATCTCCAAGCCTTTCATCGGTAGATATTAATGCAGAACAAATAGGCTATCAGGCAGCGAAACTGCTCATCGATCATTTAGAAGATAAAGAAGAGGAAGAACATAATAAACCTACACATTATATCGTGGATACTAAATTTATTGAAAGAGAATCTACAAAACTATAA